One region of Primulina tabacum isolate GXHZ01 chromosome 17, ASM2559414v2, whole genome shotgun sequence genomic DNA includes:
- the LOC142530930 gene encoding SNF2 domain-containing protein CLASSY 3-like: MNETKLSTLETSMAASVVGGHKVDHKTSKDFIRLVKLFSWKKGGSELGISYQLFEKLAGEHGKKTGNEQFRKILLEMPGLLVLDEGHTPRNSQSLMWKALTKVTTHRHIILSGTPFQNNFSELYNTVCLVNPRFSSQITCRIGKMTRKKPRQDAAKGEWEYITSSISKKSRGEDGLKKLQSMIHLFVHVHKGCILQKTFPGVRHSLILLKPTNLQTNLIRNVTRVHKFLEQDYMVSLISVHPSLVSNYPEFSDFRRKLQNLKTDTNAGAKTKFVIELIRLAALLKEKVLIFCQYIDPLLHIQHLIETHLSWVEGREVIYMDGKLDEMQREVSINRFNEKCSPAKVMLASQRACAEGISLVGASRVVLLDVVWNPSFERQAISRGYRLGQEKVVYVYHLVTSMEMNKYARQVTKDRISEMIFSSGNAGDASSRDTVLKDKVLDTMVSHKSFSRIIERIVPQPKESDLVDAFDFVHLQ, encoded by the coding sequence ATGAATGAAACCAAGTTATCTACACTAGAAACCTCGATGGCTGCTAGTGTTGTCGGTGGTCATAAAGTAGACCACAAAACAAGCAAGGATTTTATTCGCTTAGTAAAGCTTTTCTCCTGGAAAAAGGGTGGAAGTGAGTTAGGAATTAGCTACCAGTTGTTCGAAAAACTTGCTGGAGAACATGGGAAGAAAACAGGAAACGAGCAATTCAGGAAAATACTCCTGGAAATGCCAGGTCTTTTAGTTCTGGACGAAGGGCATACCCCTAGGAACAGCCAAAGCTTAATGTGGAAGGCCTTGACAAAAGTAACCACCCATAGGCATATAATTCTATCAGGGACACCTTTTCAGAACAATTTCTCTGAACTTTACAATACAGTGTGTCTGGTGAATCCAAGATTTTCTAGTCAAATCACGTGTAGAATTGGAAAAATGACTCGGAAAAAGCCAAGGCAGGATGCAGCAAAAGGGGAATGGGAATATATAACTAGTTCTATCAGCAAGAAAAGCAGAGGTGAAGATGGATTAAAGAAGCTTCAATCCATGATCCACCTGTTTGTCCACGTACACAAAGGCTGTATACTTCAAAAGACTTTCCCAGGAGTGAGGCACTCTTTAATACTTTTGAAGCCTACAAACTTGCAAACTAACCTAATTCGAAACGTCACTCGGGTCCACAAGTTTCTAGAGCAAGATTACATGGTATCCTTGATCTCAGTTCACCCTTCGCTTGTCTCCAATTATCCAGAATTCTCTGATTTCAGAAGAAAGCTGCAAAACCTAAAAACAGACACCAATGCTGGAGCAAAAACCAAGTTTGTTATCGAACTTATCCGGCTCGCTGCTCTACTCAAAGAAAAGGTTTTGATTTTCTGCCAATATATTGACCCGTTGCTCCACATTCAACATCTGATAGAAACACATTTATCGTGGGTCGAAGGGAGGGAAGTGATTTACATGGACGGGAAACTCGACGAAATGCAGCGTGAAGTTTCCATCAATCGCTTTAATGAAAAATGTAGTCCGGCCAAAGTAATGTTAGCATCACAAAGGGCTTGCGCGGAAGGAATAAGCCTGGTTGGCGCATCAAGGGTTGTGCTGTTGGATGTTGTATGGAACCCATCCTTTGAAAGGCAGGCCATAAGCAGAGGTTACAGGCTGGGGCAGGAAAAAGTAGTGTATGTTTATCATTTAGTGACTTCAATGGAGATGAATAAATATGCAAGGCAGGTGACCAAAGACCGCATTTCAGAGATGATTTTCTCATCAGGGAATGCAGGGGATGCATCTTCACGGGATACTGTTTTGAAAGATAAAGTGCTGGATACTATGGTTAGTCATAAAAGTTTTAGCCGCATTATTGAGAGGATTGTTCCGCAGCCAAAAGAGTCTGATTTAGTTGATGCTTTTGATTTTGTGCATCTTCAATAA